The Mangrovibacillus cuniculi sequence CAAATTTCTTGGAAATCAATTTCGCAAGAAACGTCATTTTTCCTACTATTACTATTGTACAACAAGAAGAGTAGGAAAGGAAGTTTTCGAATTACTTAACGTTCGTAATCCATGTTTCCACAAATTGCAGAGATTCATTCACTTTTTCTGGTTGTTTTCCACCTGCTTGCGCCATGTCTGGACGACCACCGCCACCACCGCCGCAAATAGAAGCTAACTCTTTTACCAGCTTTCCAGCTTGGTAACCTTCTTTTACTAAGTCAGGAGTAACAGTAGCGATAAAGTTTACTTTCCCTTCTCCAGTAGTAGCTAATACCACGATACCAGATTCGATAGACTGCTTCAGTTCGTCAGCCATTGTACGAAGAGTGTTCATATCCGCTACATTTACTAGTTGAGCAAGGTAACGAACCCCGTTCACTTCTTTTACTTGATCTATTAATTGGCCAGCTTCGATATTTGATAATTTTGCAGCTAAAGATTCATTTTCACGTTGCGCTTCTTTTAACTCAGCTAGAAGTGATTCCACTCTAGTTACAAGGTCAGCTGGCTTAGCTTTCACAAGACTTGCAGCAGTTTTTAATGTATCGACTTGTTCTTTCATATAGCCATATGCTTGAGCACCTGTTACAGCCTCGATACGTCTCGTTCCCGCTCCAATTCCACTTTCTCCAATCAGCTTGAATAAACCAATCTCTGCAGTGTTTGCTACGTGACAACCACCACAAAGTTCTAACGAGTAATCTCCAATTTGAACGACACGGACAACATCACCGTACTTTTCTCCAAATAGAGCCATAGCCCCCATTTCTTTTGCTTCCGCTAGAGATTTATTGGAGATATCTACTTGTACGTTCTTCCAAATTTGTTCATTTACTTTTTGTTCAATTAACTCCAGTTCCTCTGCTTGAACTTGACCAAAGTGTGAGAAGTCAAAACGAAGGCGGTCTGGTTGAACTAGTGATCCTGCTTGGTTTACATGCTCTCCTAATACATCTTTTAATGCTTGGTGTAATAGGTGAGTAGCTGTGTGATTTTTAATAACGCTGCTACGAATATCAGTTGCTACTTTAGCCAATAATTCCTTGTCATTTTCAAGCGTACCTTCTAACACTTTCACTTTGTGTAAAGATTGACCGTTTGGAGCTTTTACTACATCTAGCACTTCTACTTTCACACCATCACCAGTAAGAGTACCTTTATCTCCAACTTGTCCACCGCTTTCTGCATAGAAAGGAGTTTGGTTAAGGATAATTTGCGCTTCTTCACCAGCTTCTACATTCTCTACAAATTCGCCGTTTTGCACAAGTGTTACAACACGTGAATGAACAGCTAATTGAGAGTATCCAACGAACTCACTTTCCACTTTCACATCACCAAGAACGCCACCTTGTACTTGCATGCTTCCTGTATCTTGACGTGCTGAACGAGCTCGTTCTCTTTGTTTTTCCATCTCGACTTGGAAACCTTCAGAATCAATCGTTAATCCTTTTTCTTCTGCGTATTCTTCTGTTAATTCAACAGGGAATCCGTACGTATCATAAAGACGGAAAACATCCGTTCCTTTAATTTGACGAGATTCAGACTTACTAGCTTCTTCTAACAGTGTAGAAAGAATTGCAAGACCTTCCGTTAGGGTTTCATGGAATCGCTCTTCTTCATTCTTTACAACTTTTTGGATGAATGCTGTTTTTTCTTTTACCTCTGGGTAGAAGTCGACCATAATTTCTGCTACTACAGGTACTAATTCAAACATGAATGGTCTTTCAATCCCAATAGCTTTTGCGTAACGAACAGCACGGCGTAGTAAACGACGTAGCACGTATCCACGACCTTCGTTAGATGGAAGTGCACCGTCGCCAACTGCAAACGAAACTGTACGGATGTGGTCAGCAATAACTTTATACGCTGTATCCGTATCACCTTTTGTACCATAGCTCACATTTGCTAATGATTCCGTTGCGCGGATAATCGGCATAAATAGATCTGTATCAAAGTTCGTAGGTACGTTTTGTACGACACATGCCATACGCTCTAATCCCATACCAGTATCAATATTTTTCTTCGGTAGAGGTGTATACGTATTGTCTGGATTGTGGTTGAATTGCGAGAACACTAAGTTCCATATTTCTAAATAACGTTCATTCTCTCCACCTGCATATAATTCAGGATCATTTTTATCGTCGCCATATTCTGGTCCACGATCATAGAAGATTTCTGTATTTGGTCCACTTGGGCCTTCTCCTATATCCCAAAAGTTTCCTTCTAGACGGATGATTCGCTCAGCTGGAATCCCAATACCTTCATGCCATAGTTTAAACGCTTCTTCGTCTTCTGGGTGGGTCGTAACAGAAAGCTTCTCTGGATCAAAGCCAATCCACTTCTTATCCGTTAAGAATTCCCATGCCCATTCGATTGCTTCTTTTTTGAAATATTCTCCGATAGAGAAATTCCCTAACATTTCAAAGAAAGTATGGTGACGAGCAGTTTTCCCTACGTTTTCAATATCGTTAGTACGAATCGATTTTTGCGCGTTTGTTATACGTGGATTCTCTGGGACTACACGTCCATCAAAGTATTTCTTAAGTGTCGCAACCCCTGAGTTAATCCAAAGTAAAGATGGGTCCTCATGTGGTACTAGTGAAGCACTTGGCTCAATACGATGTCCTTTTTCTGAAAAGAAATCTAAGTACATTTGACGAATTTGTGCACCTGTTAATGATTTCATGTTAACTCCTCCTTCTGTATGTAAGGCAAAAATAGAAAAAGCCCTTCTGTCATAACAGGGACGAGAAAATCGCGGTACCACCCTGGTTATGAAAGAAAGGCTTTCATCACTTTAATGCTATAACGTAGCAAACGGCTCACTTCAATTATGAGCACTCTGGTTTAGCGTTCAACTAGCCTTCGTTTAAAACTTCTTTCAGCCAAGGAAGTTTCTCTCTTCAAACGGACTCTAGTCTACTTAGAACCTTCGACGTATTATCATCTATTGAACTTAGTTTGAATTATAATGAAATACTATCAAGAATGTCAATGTTCGAATGATGTTTTACGTATCTTTTAGGATCGCCCTTTTATTTTTTTCATCTAAAAGCACGTGGTAAATTACTCTTACAACTGCAAAAAACGGAACGACTAACAATAATCCTACAAGTCCTGCTAGTTCTCCCGCAACTAAAAGTAGTGCAAGAATAACAAGTGGATGTAAGTGAACACTCTTACCGACAATCCACGGGGAAAGGACATTACCTTCTAAAAATTGAAGCGCAACGATTAGAATAATTACCCAAATCACCGTACTCCAGGACATTGTAGCAGCAATAGCTATGGTAGGAATCGCCCCAACAACCGGTCCGAAATAAGGGATAATATTGGTCAAGCCAATAAATACACCCAGCACGATGGAAAATTTAATATCTAATAACATCAAAGCAACAGTTGCAATGCCTCCTATTAAAACGCAAACAATAAATTGACCTCGGATATATCCACCTAACGTATCATTAATCCCACTAACAATTTTATGTAATGGGTCTTTCCAGTTTTGAGGAGAGATACTTTTTCCCCATCCCTTTAATACATCAAAGTCTTTTAAAAGATAAAAAGAGATAAATGGAATTAAAGCCAAAAATAATATGGCAGTTGACACATAAGCGAATAATGATAACCCTTTTTGCACAAGTCCTACCGCGAATGTCTCTATAGCATCAATTCGTCTATCAACAAATTCTTGTACACCATCTGGGTAAACTTGCGTTTCTTCATGAATAGTAATGAGTCCGTTCCGATAAGATTCTGTCCATGTGGGCACATGTGCAACTAGTTCATTTAATTGTTGATAAAACATTGGCAAGCCGAAATACACCGCAGCTCCAACTCCACCAAAGAATAAAGCATATATCACTGCTATGGTTACTCCTCTATGAATGCCAAAACGATGAACCTTTTCCACAACTGGATGCAATAAAAAGCTAATAAAAGCAGCTACTAAGAATGGCACACACAACCAAAGAATAGCATGAACAAAAGGCTTCCAAACTGGTTGTAATAAAAAAAGGAGATAGAGAACAGTTAAGCCAGCAATGATTAAAATGGTCACCCATAATGCAGATTTAATCTTTTGCATGTACAGTTCCTCCTTTGTTTACATTCAATCTTAGGTTTGCTTACTTGGAAGAAAATATGCTCTTGTATTTGTAATAATTTCAACGGTTGATTTTTTACAGGTTGATTAATATGTGGTTTTATCTTTTGGACCACATGTATTTTTGAAACGTATGCTCAGCTTTCGTTTTTTCGCTTCGTGAACGCACGTTATTTCCGTAACGTGTGCTCTACTTCCCGTTTTTCGGTTCTTGAACACACGTTATTTCCGTAACGTGTGCTCTACTCCCTTTTTCTGCTTCGTGAACGCACGTTATTCTCGTAACGTGTGCTCTACTTCCCGTTTTTCGTTTCTTGACCGCATTTTACACTTTAAGAAATAACAATGAAGGAGACTCATTTAAAAGCAAGCCACATCACGTGGCTAACAATGAGTTGTTACTGGTCACGTAACAAAAAAGCCACCTAAATCCCAATGATTTAGGTGACCCACTTGTTAATGAATGGCTTTGCGAAGTTTTTTCTGCCACTTTTTCATGGACTTTTTGTTCATAGAACGTGAATACGTGGAAGCTGCTACTCCAATTCCGATTCCCAGTATTGATGCAATCGTTTTATTCAAGCCACTCACACCCTTCTAACTAAGTTTTCGTTCATCCTCATGAAATAGATCGTCTAACGAACTTAAACTTCCGTCCTCTTCTACTTGATGGGTGTTAATAATGCCTTTTGATACAGACATCTCAATAAAGCATCCCCAACAATAATATTGATTAATTCCTATTTTACCTAAGTCTTTACTTTGGCAATTTGGACATTTCATCATAGCAAGCACCTCTTCACGTTTATCGTTAGAAGCAGTATTGCCAATTTAATGAAATATAAACAATAGTGTAGAAAATTCCGTTCGTTATTTAAGAGATGAACAAACTTAGCTTATGAGTTTAACTCGAAATCATTCGGCGTAACGTTTTCCATACCAATCATTGGATTTACCTTTTCCCATGTATCTTCTGTTAAAGCTACATGTTCCATTTCTTCGTCGCCCCCGGTGCCAAGTAATTGAAGCATGGATTTTAACATCGTTCGTCGTTGTAAATCATCCGTTCTTTCCACACCAAGTCGAAATGCTGAAGTTTCTCCACAAAGAATTAAGAAGCGTTTACTTCTAGTGATAGCTGTGTATAGTAAATTTCTACGCAACATTCGGTAATAACCGCGAACCACCGGAATAATTACAATAGGGAATTCACTTCCTTGAGATTTATGAATGGAGCAACAGAATGCATGCGTAATTTGATTGAGATCTTGCCGTGTGTATGTCACTTCATTTCCGTCATAACTTACAATCACCATGTCTTCTTTTTCTGTGTTTTCTTTTGCATAAAAGATAGAAATGACTTCTCCCATATCTCCATTGAATACATTTTGCTCTGGTTGATTGACAAGTTGGAGAACTTTATCACCAATTCGGAAAACCACTTCTCCAAATTTCAGTTCTTTCCGCTTGCCATCTAGATTAGGATTAACAATTTCTTGCAGCCTTTTATTTAGCTCATCTATACCTGCAGCCCCACGGTACATCGGAGCTAACACTTGGATATCTCTTAGTGCGTACCCTTTTTTCGTAGCATTCGCCACAACTTTTTCCACAACATCTGGTAATTGAGCTGTCGTACATTGAATAAAACTACGATCTTTTTGCGGTTCAGTTAAGTTAGCAGGGACTGTCCCTTCTTTCATAGAATGCGCTAACTCGATGATCGAAGAACCCTCCGCCTGACGGTAAATATCCGTTAGCTGGACCGTTGGAATCACGTTACTTTCAATTAAATCTTTTAGCACTTGACCAGGTCCAACAGATGGCAATTGGTCATCATCCCCCACCATAATTACCTGCATGCCTTTAGGGATTCGTTTGAAAAGTTGATGAGCTAACCAACTATCTACCATCGAGGATTCGTCGATTATTAGTAGTGATCCTTTGATAAACGGAACTGGCTCATCATCCTCTTCTTCTTGTTCTTCCTCTTGCCCTTTCCAACCTAACAAACGATGAATAGTCATAGCGTTTAAGCCAGTTGATTCTTGCATACGTTTTGCTGCACGACCTGTTGGAGCGACTAGGACATAAGGGTATACTTCCTCTTCTTTATATTCCTTTTTATCAAGTGGCTTTCCATGTAGCTTACTATAGATTTCAACAATTCCCTTAATAACAGTTGTTTTCCCTGTACCTGGACCGCCAGTTAAAATCATCATCCCTGACTTTAACGCCTTTTCAATTGCTTCTTTTTGAGAAGGTGCGTATTCTACTCCAAGCGCTTCTTCCAATTCACCTAACGCTAACAAGAATTCAGATTCAGGGAACTCATCTAAGAAAGAATCATCTGCTAAGATACGCTCTATGCTCGTCACTAGTCCTTTTTCAGAAAAATACAAAGAGGGCATAAATATTTTACGTTCCTCTATAATAATTTTCCCTTCTTCTCCTAGTGCTAAAACTTGCTTAGAGATATCTTCAAAAGGGATTTCTTCTTGGTGATGAGCAAGTAACTCTACTACAGCAGGAAGTAATTCCTCTGCTTCGACATATGTATGGCCTTCTTTATATGTGAGATCATCGAGTAAATGAAGAATGGCCGCTTTCATTCGATCAGGATGACCACCTGTAAAACCTAGCTGAATACCAATTTGGTCAGCTCTTTTAAAACCAATTCCTTCGATGTCCTCCACTAATATGTATGGGTTTTTCTCAATAACACTTAAAGAATCTTCTTTATATAATGAGAATATTTTCATGGAAAGCTGCGGACCAAAGCCTAAGTCAGTCAATCCGACCATGACGTGTTCCAAACCTTGATGCTCTTTTAAGGAATTAATCAAACTTTCCGCTTTGGTTTTCGCTAACTGTGGCACATCATCTAAGATACTTGGATCCGCTAGAATCTTTCGTAATGCTCCTTCACCGATGTGGTCAACTATGCGTTCAGCGGTCTTTTTACCGATTCCTTCAAACAAATCACTCGAAAGATATTGAATCGTACCTTGCTTGGACTGTGGCATTTCCTTTTGAAATCTAGAAACATGGAATTGAGGCCCAAATTTTGGATGCTCTTTTAACTGACCATAAAAGGTATAGGTTGTTTCCTCTTCTAGAGAGGGAAAGTATCCCGTCACCATAAGTTCACGTTCCGCCCAAGAGGTATTTGTTTCTTCTACACGGATGCGGACGACGGAATATAAATTAGACTCGTTGTAAAAGATGGTAACAAGAAGTCTCCCTTTCACATATGGCTCTTTTTGTTGCATGGAATCTTGCCCCATATCCCGTCCTCCTACTCCTTAATTCGATTCAATCATCATCAATAAACTTTGTGCAAAGTCATGACGTGGTTCTAATTCTATCGTTTTCTTCAAATGTTCGATAGCCTTTTCTTTATTTTCTGTACCCATAGCATAAGCTGCACCAAGATTGTAATGCCCATCTACATGATTGGGAGATAATTCAATTACTTTTTCTAATTGCTCTATCGCTAGGTCAAAGAATTCATTTTTCGCATAGCCAATTCCAAGTTGAAAAGTCGCATCCACATCTGAAGGCTCCAATTCTACAGCACGTTGAAGATATGGAATGGCAAGTTTTGTTTGCTCCATGTTCATAAAGCTAATCCCTAACATGGCAAAGACTTCATTTGTTTCTAATCCATTCTGAATGGCTTTTTGATAGTGTGCTGCAGCTTCGTCATAAAGTGATTCTTCATAGGCAACGTTCCCAAGGCTATAATAAGCAGCTGCAAATGTAGGATCTAGTTCAATTGTTTTTTGGTAAAAGGCTTTTGCTCGTTCTAAGTCGTTAACAGCAACAAGCAAGTTTCCGAAGTTAGCGTAGCCAAGTGGATTGGACGGCTCTAATTCAATTGCTTTATTAAAACAATTAGCCGCTTCCTCCCATTTTCCTTCTTTCATTAATTCAATTCCTTCTTGATGCAGATCCATCTTCATTTCCCCCAGTCATAAATTTATCCGTAAAAAGGTGATTGGACAAAATATCAGAGTGACTGCAGAGGGATTTCCGTTACAGGGGGACGCTTTCCGCGGGACGGGCATCTGACTACAAAAGCGGAAGGCGCGCGTTCTGCCGCGGGAGGAAACTTCGGAAGACCGAGTAGGCAGCTCCTGAGCCAACGGAGGGCTTTCGAAGTTTCCCTAGCGGTTGCGCACCTGAAGCTAGAAATGCCTCCTCGTCGCGGTCGCTGAAGAACGCTCTTAGCTCCTGCGGGGTCTCAGCTGTCCGTTTAAATTCCCGCAGGAGTCGCCCCCTTTCACTCCAATCCCTGAATATCTATAGAGTTATGCTATAAATTCTGCAGTGACCTGTGTCTCAAAACACGATAGTTCAAATTCATATGATAACAAAAAAACAGGTGAACATATTATAAAATTCACCTGTTTCTGCATTTTCCAGTCTGTATCGACTGTTTATCTAGATACTAAATCACCCAACATACATTAAACGCTTTTCTTGTTGGAAGATATGATCGATTGTTCCTCCACCTAGACATTCGTCTCCGTCGTAGAAAACAACAGCTTGTCCAGGAGTTACTGCACGTACCGGTTCGTCAAACACTACCTTCATGTCGCCATTTTCTTGCGGATACACTGTTACGTTTGTATCAGGTTGGCGATAGCGGAATTTAGCCGTACATGTGAACGGTTCTGTTTTGGTTTCTTTCGCTACAAAGGAAACATTCGTAGCTGTGATGGAATCAGAATATAGAGAAGGGTGATCAAATCCTTGCTCCACGAATAATACATTCTTTTCCAGGTCTTTCCCTACAACAAACCATGGTTCACCTGATCCACCGATACCTAAACCATGACGTTGACCAATTGTGTAATACATTAGTCCGTCATGTTTCCCTTTTTCTTCACCAGCTAATGTCTTCATAACACCAGGTTGAGCTGGCAGATAACCTTGTAAGAATTCTTTAAAGTCACGTTCACCAATAAAGCAAATTCCAGTAGAATCTTTCTTTGTAGCAGTAGCTAATCCAGCTTCTAAAGCAATCTCACGAACACGCTTTTTATCAATATCACCAATCGGAAACATAACTTTCTCTAATTGGTCTTGTGTTAGCTGATTGAGGAAATACGTTTGATCTTTATTTTGATCAAGTCCACGAAGCATTTTCACTCCAGTTTCATTGCGTTCTACACGAGCGTAATGTCCTGTAGCTAAGTAATCAGCACCTAAACTCATTGCATGTTCTAAAAAGGCTTTAAACTTTATTTCTTTATTACACATAACATCTGGATTTGGTGTTCTACCAGCTTTATATTCATCTAAGAAATACGTAAACACCTTATCCCAATATTGTTTTTCAAAATTAACCGCGTAATAGGGAATGCCAATTTGATTACATACTCGGATTACGTCATTATAATCTTCCGTAGCTGTACAAACGCCATTCTCGTCGGTGTCATCCCAGTTTTTCATAAAAATACCGATGACATCGTACCCTTGTTGCTTTAAAAGTAACGCTGCAACAGAGGAGTCCACTCCACCAGACATCCCAACCACCACGCGTGTTTCATGTGGTGCTTTCATCTCTATCCCTCCTTATTTTTTCCATCGCTCTATAATGTTCACCAATCGCTTAGCTGCTTCTTCTACTTCCTCTTCCGTAGTGGAAAATCCAAAGCTAAAACGAACGGAATTAGTTAATTCATCCGCGTACTTTCCATACATGGCAACTAACACATGAGATGGGTCAATGGAGCCTGCTGTACAAGCTGATCCACTCGATACCGCTACACCAGCTAAATCTAAATTAACTAGTAAAGACTCTACATGTGCGCCAGGAATGCTTAAGTTTAACACGTGAGGTAAGGAATGCTCAAGCGAACCGTTTTGCTTAAAGTCTACTTCTGCTTCTTGTAAGACACCTATAAATGTTTTCTTCCATGCCTCATATTGATTTCGTTTTTCTTCTATAGTAGATTGAGCAATTTCTACAGCTCGTTTAAAACCAGCGATACTTGCTACATTCTCCGTCCCAGCACGACGCTTTCGTTCTTGTTCTCCTCCAAACTGCTGAACAGCTAATGGAGTGCCTTCTCTAACATAAAGGAAACCAATTCCCTTTGGCCCATTAATTTTATGAGAAGAAGTCGAGAGTAAATCAACATTCAGCTCATTTACATCTAGAAATTCCACACCATATGCTTGTACAGCATCTGTATGAAAATAGACTTCTTTATCCTTTAGCAGATGACCAATTTCTTTAATGGGCTGTATCGTACCAACTTCATTGTTCCCATACATAATAGATACTAATGTAGTCTCCTCTGTGATTACCTCATTCAATTGATCAACACTAATACGTCCATCATGATCAACAGGCAAATAAGTGACAGAAAATCCTTCTTTTTCTAAAGCCTGAAAAGCGTGAAGTACTGCATGATGTTCCACTTCGGTTGTGATAAGATGACGACCTTTATTTGCCATAGCCTTCGCCACACCGAAAATCGCTAAATTATCCGATTCTGTTCCACCACTAGTAAAAATGATCTCTTGTTCTTTTGCTCGGATACTAGAGGCTAACACCGCCCTTGCTTGATCAACCTGATGACGAGCTACTCGTCCAAATGAATGGATGCTCGATGGATTTCCGTGAACAGATGTCATCACTTCCATCATCTCAGAGACAACGTCTGGGTGCATAGGAGATGTGGCTGCATGATCTAAATAAATTGTCTTCATCTTATCCCTACTTTCTTTCCAATAGTACGCAAATTAAATATAGAACATATATGGATCAGATTCTCCATCTTCAGTGAAATTAGCCATATCTTCTAATGTAGTAGAATCTAATACATCTTTCACAGCATCGCGAATTCGAATCCATAATTGACGTTTTGCCGGTTCTTCATCTTCTATTCCTTCTACAGGTGAGATAGGACCCTCTAATACACGAATAATATCTCCTGCCGATATCTCTTGTGGTTCTTTCGCTAATTTATATCCACCATAAGCACCACGAATACTTCGAACTAATCCCGCATTTCGAAGTGGTGCAATTAATTGTTCTAAGTAATGCTCTGATAGTTCATGCTTTTGCGCAATCGTTTTTAAAGACGTAGGTCCTTCCCCATGTCTTTTCGTTAATTCAATCATAATCGTAAGCCCGTAACGGCCTTTCGTCGATATCTTCATCGGTCAAAACCCCTCTGCCTTTGTTACTTGTTCGCGCCTTTTCAAATCCCCAGTATTATACCATGAAATAAGCTTCCGTGCATGGACCGTTAAAAACTGGTACACTACTGCTAGAACATTAGTTTGGAGCGGATATCATGAATAAACCATTAGCATTTCGTATGAGACCATCCACGATTGATGAAATAATAGGGCAACAACATTTAGTTGGAGAAGGTAAGATTATTCAACGAATGGTAAAAGCAAAATCATTATCTTCCATGATTCTGTATGGACCACCTGGGATTGGTAAAACATCCATTGCAAGTGCCATTGCTGGAAGCACTTCTTACGCTTTTAGACAGTTAAATGCAGTCACGAACAATAAAAAGGATATGGAAATAGTGGTACAGGAAGCAAAGATGTCGGGAACGGTCATATTGTTACTAGATGAGATTCACCGTTTAGATAAAACAAAACAAGATTTTTTATTACCTCACCTGGAAAACGGAAGAATAGTGCTAATTGGTGCAACAACTAGTAATCCTTATCATGCCATTAATTCTGCTATCCGAAGTAGATGTCAATTGTTCGAACTGTTCCCTTTAACAGATGAAGAGATAGAAGTAGCACTTGTTAGGGCATTAAAAG is a genomic window containing:
- the alaS gene encoding alanine--tRNA ligase; amino-acid sequence: MKSLTGAQIRQMYLDFFSEKGHRIEPSASLVPHEDPSLLWINSGVATLKKYFDGRVVPENPRITNAQKSIRTNDIENVGKTARHHTFFEMLGNFSIGEYFKKEAIEWAWEFLTDKKWIGFDPEKLSVTTHPEDEEAFKLWHEGIGIPAERIIRLEGNFWDIGEGPSGPNTEIFYDRGPEYGDDKNDPELYAGGENERYLEIWNLVFSQFNHNPDNTYTPLPKKNIDTGMGLERMACVVQNVPTNFDTDLFMPIIRATESLANVSYGTKGDTDTAYKVIADHIRTVSFAVGDGALPSNEGRGYVLRRLLRRAVRYAKAIGIERPFMFELVPVVAEIMVDFYPEVKEKTAFIQKVVKNEEERFHETLTEGLAILSTLLEEASKSESRQIKGTDVFRLYDTYGFPVELTEEYAEEKGLTIDSEGFQVEMEKQRERARSARQDTGSMQVQGGVLGDVKVESEFVGYSQLAVHSRVVTLVQNGEFVENVEAGEEAQIILNQTPFYAESGGQVGDKGTLTGDGVKVEVLDVVKAPNGQSLHKVKVLEGTLENDKELLAKVATDIRSSVIKNHTATHLLHQALKDVLGEHVNQAGSLVQPDRLRFDFSHFGQVQAEELELIEQKVNEQIWKNVQVDISNKSLAEAKEMGAMALFGEKYGDVVRVVQIGDYSLELCGGCHVANTAEIGLFKLIGESGIGAGTRRIEAVTGAQAYGYMKEQVDTLKTAASLVKAKPADLVTRVESLLAELKEAQRENESLAAKLSNIEAGQLIDQVKEVNGVRYLAQLVNVADMNTLRTMADELKQSIESGIVVLATTGEGKVNFIATVTPDLVKEGYQAGKLVKELASICGGGGGGRPDMAQAGGKQPEKVNESLQFVETWITNVK
- a CDS encoding AI-2E family transporter; this encodes MQKIKSALWVTILIIAGLTVLYLLFLLQPVWKPFVHAILWLCVPFLVAAFISFLLHPVVEKVHRFGIHRGVTIAVIYALFFGGVGAAVYFGLPMFYQQLNELVAHVPTWTESYRNGLITIHEETQVYPDGVQEFVDRRIDAIETFAVGLVQKGLSLFAYVSTAILFLALIPFISFYLLKDFDVLKGWGKSISPQNWKDPLHKIVSGINDTLGGYIRGQFIVCVLIGGIATVALMLLDIKFSIVLGVFIGLTNIIPYFGPVVGAIPTIAIAATMSWSTVIWVIILIVALQFLEGNVLSPWIVGKSVHLHPLVILALLLVAGELAGLVGLLLVVPFFAVVRVIYHVLLDEKNKRAILKDT
- a CDS encoding DUF3918 family protein — encoded protein: MNKTIASILGIGIGVAASTYSRSMNKKSMKKWQKKLRKAIH
- a CDS encoding ATP-dependent RecD-like DNA helicase, which codes for MGQDSMQQKEPYVKGRLLVTIFYNESNLYSVVRIRVEETNTSWAERELMVTGYFPSLEEETTYTFYGQLKEHPKFGPQFHVSRFQKEMPQSKQGTIQYLSSDLFEGIGKKTAERIVDHIGEGALRKILADPSILDDVPQLAKTKAESLINSLKEHQGLEHVMVGLTDLGFGPQLSMKIFSLYKEDSLSVIEKNPYILVEDIEGIGFKRADQIGIQLGFTGGHPDRMKAAILHLLDDLTYKEGHTYVEAEELLPAVVELLAHHQEEIPFEDISKQVLALGEEGKIIIEERKIFMPSLYFSEKGLVTSIERILADDSFLDEFPESEFLLALGELEEALGVEYAPSQKEAIEKALKSGMMILTGGPGTGKTTVIKGIVEIYSKLHGKPLDKKEYKEEEVYPYVLVAPTGRAAKRMQESTGLNAMTIHRLLGWKGQEEEQEEEDDEPVPFIKGSLLIIDESSMVDSWLAHQLFKRIPKGMQVIMVGDDDQLPSVGPGQVLKDLIESNVIPTVQLTDIYRQAEGSSIIELAHSMKEGTVPANLTEPQKDRSFIQCTTAQLPDVVEKVVANATKKGYALRDIQVLAPMYRGAAGIDELNKRLQEIVNPNLDGKRKELKFGEVVFRIGDKVLQLVNQPEQNVFNGDMGEVISIFYAKENTEKEDMVIVSYDGNEVTYTRQDLNQITHAFCCSIHKSQGSEFPIVIIPVVRGYYRMLRRNLLYTAITRSKRFLILCGETSAFRLGVERTDDLQRRTMLKSMLQLLGTGGDEEMEHVALTEDTWEKVNPMIGMENVTPNDFELNS
- a CDS encoding tetratricopeptide repeat protein, whose translation is MDLHQEGIELMKEGKWEEAANCFNKAIELEPSNPLGYANFGNLLVAVNDLERAKAFYQKTIELDPTFAAAYYSLGNVAYEESLYDEAAAHYQKAIQNGLETNEVFAMLGISFMNMEQTKLAIPYLQRAVELEPSDVDATFQLGIGYAKNEFFDLAIEQLEKVIELSPNHVDGHYNLGAAYAMGTENKEKAIEHLKKTIELEPRHDFAQSLLMMIESN
- the mnmA gene encoding tRNA 2-thiouridine(34) synthase MnmA, with product MKAPHETRVVVGMSGGVDSSVAALLLKQQGYDVIGIFMKNWDDTDENGVCTATEDYNDVIRVCNQIGIPYYAVNFEKQYWDKVFTYFLDEYKAGRTPNPDVMCNKEIKFKAFLEHAMSLGADYLATGHYARVERNETGVKMLRGLDQNKDQTYFLNQLTQDQLEKVMFPIGDIDKKRVREIALEAGLATATKKDSTGICFIGERDFKEFLQGYLPAQPGVMKTLAGEEKGKHDGLMYYTIGQRHGLGIGGSGEPWFVVGKDLEKNVLFVEQGFDHPSLYSDSITATNVSFVAKETKTEPFTCTAKFRYRQPDTNVTVYPQENGDMKVVFDEPVRAVTPGQAVVFYDGDECLGGGTIDHIFQQEKRLMYVG
- a CDS encoding cysteine desulfurase family protein, coding for MKTIYLDHAATSPMHPDVVSEMMEVMTSVHGNPSSIHSFGRVARHQVDQARAVLASSIRAKEQEIIFTSGGTESDNLAIFGVAKAMANKGRHLITTEVEHHAVLHAFQALEKEGFSVTYLPVDHDGRISVDQLNEVITEETTLVSIMYGNNEVGTIQPIKEIGHLLKDKEVYFHTDAVQAYGVEFLDVNELNVDLLSTSSHKINGPKGIGFLYVREGTPLAVQQFGGEQERKRRAGTENVASIAGFKRAVEIAQSTIEEKRNQYEAWKKTFIGVLQEAEVDFKQNGSLEHSLPHVLNLSIPGAHVESLLVNLDLAGVAVSSGSACTAGSIDPSHVLVAMYGKYADELTNSVRFSFGFSTTEEEVEEAAKRLVNIIERWKK
- the cymR gene encoding cysteine metabolism transcriptional regulator CymR, translating into MKISTKGRYGLTIMIELTKRHGEGPTSLKTIAQKHELSEHYLEQLIAPLRNAGLVRSIRGAYGGYKLAKEPQEISAGDIIRVLEGPISPVEGIEDEEPAKRQLWIRIRDAVKDVLDSTTLEDMANFTEDGESDPYMFYI